One window from the genome of Dyadobacter sp. CECT 9275 encodes:
- a CDS encoding RNA polymerase sigma factor → MEKIPDNFWEVTYRQNIAMMEGVCYRYTQNRQTAEDLAHDAFLIAIRKFSSFANKGPFEAWLRRITVNVALQYLREQKKQRKFVASATNATNFDNLQQENSLETTLAFSENELLEVINSLPEHHRMVFNLYVIDHFTHAQIAAQLGISEGTSKSHLARARKKARELLFAQFRKTKKGKRVMPFWLLHRKLWNVDRTVERLLNDLPVQPLKNLPTEYVSQHPIPVEARSLQGISHTIYLKAGFIAVGTLFLLGGAPNFDTRSTNVNEKTEKAMVSRKAPKHTYNVTSKSKKDNFNLFSHSATATLTNHSVIVKNTKKTEPMKNLKTLSTLLMAGLTFDFLALPAVKPLPFTTNRIAESRISEQKKAENDTSGTRRNDKPLKGTFYAEKIFWSEKNNELYLLGSHVKVDLNTQKFTGSGKFSFINRFSYLVIDGVQVKPNDTIKLTAKKYNFLELQESEGIKKYGDKGKSGVVEITLAE, encoded by the coding sequence ATGGAAAAAATACCTGACAATTTCTGGGAGGTTACTTACAGGCAAAACATTGCCATGATGGAGGGTGTCTGTTACCGGTATACGCAAAACCGGCAGACGGCCGAAGACCTCGCTCATGATGCGTTTCTGATTGCGATCCGCAAATTCAGCAGTTTTGCAAACAAAGGCCCCTTTGAGGCATGGCTGAGACGCATCACCGTTAACGTGGCTTTGCAATATCTGCGGGAGCAGAAAAAGCAGCGAAAATTTGTGGCGTCTGCCACAAATGCCACAAATTTTGATAATCTTCAACAGGAAAACTCATTGGAAACAACTCTGGCTTTTTCGGAAAACGAGCTTCTGGAGGTCATCAACTCGCTGCCCGAACATCACCGGATGGTATTTAACCTTTATGTGATCGACCATTTTACGCACGCACAGATCGCGGCTCAGTTAGGGATCAGTGAGGGAACTTCGAAATCACATCTGGCCAGGGCAAGGAAGAAGGCCAGGGAGCTACTCTTTGCGCAATTCAGAAAAACAAAAAAAGGAAAAAGAGTTATGCCATTCTGGCTGTTACACCGGAAATTATGGAATGTTGACCGTACCGTTGAGAGACTATTAAACGATCTGCCGGTTCAGCCTTTAAAAAATTTACCAACCGAATATGTAAGCCAACACCCTATACCCGTAGAAGCTCGCAGTCTTCAAGGCATCTCACACACGATTTATCTTAAGGCAGGATTCATAGCGGTAGGTACCCTTTTCTTGTTGGGAGGTGCGCCAAACTTTGACACTCGTTCCACGAACGTAAATGAAAAAACCGAAAAAGCGATGGTATCGCGTAAGGCCCCTAAGCATACCTATAATGTCACTTCAAAAAGCAAAAAAGATAACTTCAACCTATTTTCTCACTCAGCAACTGCCACCCTTACCAATCATTCCGTCATAGTGAAAAACACAAAAAAAACGGAACCGATGAAAAATTTAAAAACACTGAGTACATTGCTAATGGCAGGACTGACTTTCGATTTCTTAGCGTTACCGGCTGTCAAACCGCTACCGTTTACAACCAACCGCATCGCCGAAAGCCGAATTTCGGAACAGAAGAAAGCAGAAAACGATACATCTGGCACCAGGCGGAACGACAAGCCCCTGAAAGGGACATTTTATGCGGAAAAGATATTCTGGTCCGAAAAAAACAACGAGTTGTATTTATTGGGAAGCCATGTGAAAGTCGACCTGAATACCCAAAAATTCACAGGAAGCGGTAAGTTTTCTTTTATCAACAGGTTCAGCTATCTAGTTATTGACGGCGTACAGGTAAAACCGAATGATACGATCAAACTGACGGCTAAAAAATATAACTTCCTGGAACTGCAGGAATCAG